In Oryza brachyantha chromosome 1, ObraRS2, whole genome shotgun sequence, the following are encoded in one genomic region:
- the LOC102711929 gene encoding ubiquitin-conjugating enzyme E2 27, whose amino-acid sequence MVDVSRVQKELTECNRDREVSGVSIALHDGSTINHLTGTIAGPLGTPYEGGTFVIDIRLPGGYPFEPPKMQFITKVWHPNISSQNGAICLDILKDQWSPALTLKTALLSLQALLSAPAPDDPQDAVVAQQYLRDYSTFSATARYWTEAFAKSTSTGMEEKVQKLVEMGFPEDMVRSVLKSVNGDENMALEKLCSG is encoded by the exons atggTGGACGTGTCGCGGGTGCAGAAGGAGCTGACGGAGTGCAACCGGGACCGGGAGGTCTCGGGGGTCTCCATCGCGCTCCACGACGGCTCCACCATCAACCACCTCACCGGCACCATCGCCGGGCCCCTCGGCACGCCCTACGAGGGCGGCACCTTCGTCATCGACATCCGCCTCCCTG GCGGCTACCCCTTTGAGCCTCCTAAGATGCAGTTCATCACCAAAGTATG GCACCCTAACATCAGTAGCCAAAATGGAGCAATCTGCTTGGACATACTGAAGGACCAATGGAGCCCAGCCCTTACATTGAAAACAGCGCTGCTTTCCCTTCAAGCTCTGCTTTCTGCTCCTGCACCTGACGATCCTCAGGATGCTGTTGTTGCACAACAG TATCTACGTGACTATTCCACATTTTCTGCTACTGCACGCTACTGGACGGAGGCCTTTGCAAAGAGTACCTCCACCGGCATGGAAGAAAAG GTGCAGAAGCTGGTTGAGATGGGCTTCCCCGAAGACATGGTGAGAAGTGTCCTGAAGAGTGTCAATGGTGACGAGAACATGGCTCTTGAAAAGCTCTGCTCTGGCTAA
- the LOC107303930 gene encoding protein TIFY 9 produces MSKKTYGSSPAATAEQPAAAAVVPSPPPTVEVTKALTIFYNGSVATFHLTQDKAEDVMNMAAGRGEQVDDAAADGTAGRRQLAAAAAEISISASSSGDQLLEKLKRELPIANKRSLVRFFQKRKERLYRP; encoded by the exons ATGTCCAAAAAGACGTAcggcagctcgccggcggcgacggctgaacagccggcagccgccgccgtcgtgccgtcgccgccgccgacggtggAGGTGACGAAGGCGCTGACCATCTTCTACAACGGCAGCGTCGCCACGTTCCATCTCACCCAAGACAAG GCGGAGGATGTCATGAACATGGCAGCCGGTCGGGGCGAACAGGTCGAcgacgctgccgccgacggcaccgccggccggcggcagctggcggcggcggcggcggagatatCGATATCCGCAAGCAGCAGCGGCGACCAGCTGCTGGAGAAGCTAAAGCGAg AGCTGCCCATTGCAAACAAGAGATCGTTGGTGCGATTCTTCCAGAAGCGCAAGGAGAG GTTGTACAGGCCCTAG
- the LOC102712211 gene encoding E3 ubiquitin-protein ligase At3g02290-like isoform X2 — MGGFCCCLCTDDFEEYAHPNNPVYRQCVCLRNFFHNVFGGYTATFQRLESRPSNPAQGAAPLASTNSSTNITDSSLSETYHLVSRPPPYDTDPRYARVQREGLVSRREKSINLTQEESLALRRNGSSSGIEHLAAQKKWSSTEPEGEYKVHRSESTKSLSAKSYNSSFAVVNSEDEDVCPTCLEEYTPDNPKIIAKCSHHYHLSCIYEWMERSDTCPICGKEMEFCETP; from the exons ATGGGTGGATTTTGCTGTTGCCTCTGCACAGATGATTTTGAGGAATATGCCCATCCAAATAACCCTGTCTATAGGCAATGCGTATGCCTgaggaatttttttcacaatgtTTTTGGTGGG TATACTGCCACATTCCAGAGGCTCGAATCTAGACCAAGCAATCCAGCTCAAGGAGCTGCTCCATTGGCATCCACTAACTCGAGTACCAATATAACTGACAGTTCATTGTCTGAAACTTATCACCTTGTGTCGAGACCTCCCCCATATGATACTGATCCTAGATATGCCCGTGTTCAAAGAGAGGGATTGGTATCTAGGCGTGAAAAGTCTATAAATCTAACACAAGAAGAGTCACTGGCTCTTAGGCGAAATGGCAGCAGCTCTGGCATTGAGCATTTAGCTGCTCAGAAAAAATGGAGTAGTACTGAACCTGAGGGTGAATATAAAGTCCATCGCTCTGAATCAACCAAGAGTTTGTCTGCAAAATCATATAACAGCAGTTTTGCAGTTGTCAAttcagaagatgaagatgTCTGCCCTACTTGTCTGGAAG AATACACCCCAGACAATCCGAAGATTATAGCTAAATGCTCCCATCATTACCATCTTAGTTGTATTTATGAATGGATGGAAAGAAGTGATACTTGTCCAATTTGCGGGAAG GAAATGGAGTTTTGTGAAACCCCATGA
- the LOC102712211 gene encoding E3 ubiquitin-protein ligase At3g02290-like isoform X1, with amino-acid sequence MGGFCCCLCTDDFEEYAHPNNPVYRQCVCLRNFFHNVFGGQYTATFQRLESRPSNPAQGAAPLASTNSSTNITDSSLSETYHLVSRPPPYDTDPRYARVQREGLVSRREKSINLTQEESLALRRNGSSSGIEHLAAQKKWSSTEPEGEYKVHRSESTKSLSAKSYNSSFAVVNSEDEDVCPTCLEEYTPDNPKIIAKCSHHYHLSCIYEWMERSDTCPICGKEMEFCETP; translated from the exons ATGGGTGGATTTTGCTGTTGCCTCTGCACAGATGATTTTGAGGAATATGCCCATCCAAATAACCCTGTCTATAGGCAATGCGTATGCCTgaggaatttttttcacaatgtTTTTGGTGGG CAGTATACTGCCACATTCCAGAGGCTCGAATCTAGACCAAGCAATCCAGCTCAAGGAGCTGCTCCATTGGCATCCACTAACTCGAGTACCAATATAACTGACAGTTCATTGTCTGAAACTTATCACCTTGTGTCGAGACCTCCCCCATATGATACTGATCCTAGATATGCCCGTGTTCAAAGAGAGGGATTGGTATCTAGGCGTGAAAAGTCTATAAATCTAACACAAGAAGAGTCACTGGCTCTTAGGCGAAATGGCAGCAGCTCTGGCATTGAGCATTTAGCTGCTCAGAAAAAATGGAGTAGTACTGAACCTGAGGGTGAATATAAAGTCCATCGCTCTGAATCAACCAAGAGTTTGTCTGCAAAATCATATAACAGCAGTTTTGCAGTTGTCAAttcagaagatgaagatgTCTGCCCTACTTGTCTGGAAG AATACACCCCAGACAATCCGAAGATTATAGCTAAATGCTCCCATCATTACCATCTTAGTTGTATTTATGAATGGATGGAAAGAAGTGATACTTGTCCAATTTGCGGGAAG GAAATGGAGTTTTGTGAAACCCCATGA
- the LOC102712211 gene encoding E3 ubiquitin-protein ligase At3g02290-like isoform X4, with the protein MFLYTATFQRLESRPSNPAQGAAPLASTNSSTNITDSSLSETYHLVSRPPPYDTDPRYARVQREGLVSRREKSINLTQEESLALRRNGSSSGIEHLAAQKKWSSTEPEGEYKVHRSESTKSLSAKSYNSSFAVVNSEDEDVCPTCLEEYTPDNPKIIAKCSHHYHLSCIYEWMERSDTCPICGKEMEFCETP; encoded by the exons atgtTTTTG TATACTGCCACATTCCAGAGGCTCGAATCTAGACCAAGCAATCCAGCTCAAGGAGCTGCTCCATTGGCATCCACTAACTCGAGTACCAATATAACTGACAGTTCATTGTCTGAAACTTATCACCTTGTGTCGAGACCTCCCCCATATGATACTGATCCTAGATATGCCCGTGTTCAAAGAGAGGGATTGGTATCTAGGCGTGAAAAGTCTATAAATCTAACACAAGAAGAGTCACTGGCTCTTAGGCGAAATGGCAGCAGCTCTGGCATTGAGCATTTAGCTGCTCAGAAAAAATGGAGTAGTACTGAACCTGAGGGTGAATATAAAGTCCATCGCTCTGAATCAACCAAGAGTTTGTCTGCAAAATCATATAACAGCAGTTTTGCAGTTGTCAAttcagaagatgaagatgTCTGCCCTACTTGTCTGGAAG AATACACCCCAGACAATCCGAAGATTATAGCTAAATGCTCCCATCATTACCATCTTAGTTGTATTTATGAATGGATGGAAAGAAGTGATACTTGTCCAATTTGCGGGAAG GAAATGGAGTTTTGTGAAACCCCATGA
- the LOC102712211 gene encoding E3 ubiquitin-protein ligase At3g02290-like isoform X3 produces the protein MFLQYTATFQRLESRPSNPAQGAAPLASTNSSTNITDSSLSETYHLVSRPPPYDTDPRYARVQREGLVSRREKSINLTQEESLALRRNGSSSGIEHLAAQKKWSSTEPEGEYKVHRSESTKSLSAKSYNSSFAVVNSEDEDVCPTCLEEYTPDNPKIIAKCSHHYHLSCIYEWMERSDTCPICGKEMEFCETP, from the exons atgtTTTTG CAGTATACTGCCACATTCCAGAGGCTCGAATCTAGACCAAGCAATCCAGCTCAAGGAGCTGCTCCATTGGCATCCACTAACTCGAGTACCAATATAACTGACAGTTCATTGTCTGAAACTTATCACCTTGTGTCGAGACCTCCCCCATATGATACTGATCCTAGATATGCCCGTGTTCAAAGAGAGGGATTGGTATCTAGGCGTGAAAAGTCTATAAATCTAACACAAGAAGAGTCACTGGCTCTTAGGCGAAATGGCAGCAGCTCTGGCATTGAGCATTTAGCTGCTCAGAAAAAATGGAGTAGTACTGAACCTGAGGGTGAATATAAAGTCCATCGCTCTGAATCAACCAAGAGTTTGTCTGCAAAATCATATAACAGCAGTTTTGCAGTTGTCAAttcagaagatgaagatgTCTGCCCTACTTGTCTGGAAG AATACACCCCAGACAATCCGAAGATTATAGCTAAATGCTCCCATCATTACCATCTTAGTTGTATTTATGAATGGATGGAAAGAAGTGATACTTGTCCAATTTGCGGGAAG GAAATGGAGTTTTGTGAAACCCCATGA
- the LOC102716002 gene encoding transaldolase gives MTGAVSKLAAPRPAAAPLPPASVRSAFVAPAPSPRRFRVSIAGRARSPIIAMASAKEGNGAPTKRTTLHDLYDLQGQSPWYDNLCRPVTDLLPLIANGVRGVTSNPSIFQKAISSSNAYDDQFKQLILAGKDAENAYWELVIKDIQDACKLFEPIYNQTDGADGYVSVEVSPRLANDTQGTVEAAKWLHKVVNRPNVYIKIPATAECVPSIKEVIANGISVNVTLIFSIARYEAVIDAYLDGLEASGLSDLSRVTSVASFFVSRVDTLIDKMLEKIGTPEALALRGKAAVAQAKLANQLYQKKFSGPRWEALVKKGAKKQRLLWASTSVKNPAYPDTLYVDPLIGPDTVSTMPDQALLAFIDHGTVSRTIDANVSDAEGVYSALEKLGIDWDGVGKQLELEGVDSFKKSFDSLLVSLEEKGNALKKTVSL, from the exons atgaccGGCGCCGTCTCCAAGCTCGCCGCCCCGAGgcccgcggccgcgccgctcccgccggcgtCCGTCCGCTCGGCGTTCGTGGCGCCTGCCCCCTCCCCGCGCCGGTTCCGCGTCTccatcgccggccgcgccAGGAGCCCCATCAT TGCAATGGCTTCTGCCAAGGAAGGAAATGGTGCCCCAACGAAGAGGACAACGCTCCATGATCTTTATGATCTCCAGGGTCAGTCCCCCTGGTACGACAACCTCTGCCGTCCTGTGACCGATTTGCTGCCCCTTATTGCCAACGGTGTCCGTGGAGTAACCAGCAACCCATCG ATCTTCCAGAAAGCCATCTCATCCTCCAATGCATACGATGACCAGTTCAAGCAGCTTATATTAGCTGGAAAGGACGCAGAGAATGCTTATTGGGAACTTGTCATCAAGGATATCCAAGATGCGTGCAAACTTTTCGAGCCTATCTACAACCAGACTGATGGGGCAGATGGGTATGTTTCTGTAGAGGTGTCCCCTAGGCTGGCAAATGACACTCAGGGAACTGTTGAAGCTGCAAAATGGTTGCACAAAGTGGTGAACAGGCCCAATGTCTACATAAAGATCCCTGCTACTGCAGAATGTGTTCCTTCGATCAAGGAAGTTATTGCTAATGGAATTAGTGTCAATGTCACA CTTATCTTCTCAATTGCAAGATACGAGGCTGTGATTGATGCTTACCTTGATGGACTTGAGGCATCTGGTTTGAGTGACCTATCCCGAGTGACCAGTGTAGCGTCCTTCTTTGTCAGCCGAGTTGACACACTTATCGACAAAATGCTTGAGAAGATCGGAACACCTGAGGCACTTGCGCTCAGAGGAAAG GCTGCTGTAGCACAGGCAAAGCTAGCCAACCAGCTTTACCAGAAGAAATTCTCTGGACCGAGGTGGGAGGCTTTGGTCAAGAAAGGTGCCAAGAAGCAGAGATTGTTGTGGGCATCTACCAGCGTGAAGAACCCTGCTTATCCCGACACCCTTTACGTGGATCCTCTCATCGGACCCGACACC GTCTCTACCATGCCTGACCAAGCTTTGCTGGCGTTCATCGACCACGGCACAGTTTCAAGGACAATCGACGCGAACGTTTCGGACGCTGAAGGTGTATACAGTGCTCTGGAGAAGCTGGGAATAGATTGGGATGGGGTTGGCAAGCAGCTAGAGTTGGAAGGTGTGGACTCCTTCAAGAAGAGCTTCGACAGCCTGCTTGTGAGCTTGGAGGAGAAGGGCAATGCCCTCAAGAAGACAGTGAGCCTGTAG